Proteins encoded by one window of Amaranthus tricolor cultivar Red isolate AtriRed21 chromosome 4, ASM2621246v1, whole genome shotgun sequence:
- the LOC130810735 gene encoding uncharacterized mitochondrial protein AtMg00810-like: MVSNNLILIMLFSLIRKCYVDNLIIFSNDFAALTTFKQYLCSYFHMKDLDVLEYFLGIDVARNLKQNHKLASSTSPLLDNGEQYRRLVGQLVYLSFTRTDLAHSIHILSQSLDWASYPLTRCSLSGWLVFLGHSSISWKTKRQVIVSRSSAEAEYRSMAVVTCELKWIKDAIQDGTIRPFHVPTTTQLVDIFTKALGQA, encoded by the exons ATGGTTTCCAACAATCTTATTCTGATTATGCTATTTTCACTTATTAGAAAATGTTATGTggataatttgattatttttagcaATGATTTTGCTGCTCTTACTACTTTCAAACAATATTTGTGCTCGTATTTTCATATGAAAGATCTTGATGTACTGGAATATTTTCTAGGTATTGATGTTGCAAGAAATCTAAAG CAAAATCATAAGTTGGCCTCTTCTACTAGCCCTCTTCTTGATAACGGTGAGCAATATCGGAGGTTAGTTGGTCAACTCGTTTATTTGTCTTTCACTAGAACCGATTTGGCTCATTCTATACATATACTTTCTCAATCTCTCG ATTGGGCTAGTTACCCTCTTACTCGTTGCTCATTATCAGGTTGGCTAGTTTTTCTTGGACATTCTTCCATTTCATGGAAAACCAAAAGGCAAGTTATAGTCTCTAGATCATCAGCTGAAGCAGAATACAGGTCCATGGCTGTCGTGACTTGTGAACTCAAATGGATCAAAG ATGCCATTCAAGATGGTACCATTCGTCCTTTTCATGTTCCTACTACTACACAACTTGTAGATATATTTACCAAGGCTTTGGGGCAAGCATAg
- the LOC130809936 gene encoding DNA-directed RNA polymerases II, IV and V subunit 6A-like, whose amino-acid sequence MADDDYNDLDMGYEDEPPEPEIEEGEEEENVQPDDDMNDPIIEGEDREAEAKEKQQRKTSKYMTKYERARILGTRALQISMNAPVMVELEGETDPLEIAMKELRQRKIPFTIRRYLPDGSYEDWGVDELIVEDSWKRQVGGD is encoded by the exons ATGGCGGACGATGACTACAATGATTTGGATATGGG GTATGAGGATGAGCCCCCAGAGCCTGAAATTGAG GAAGGAGAGGAGGAGGAGAACGTACAACCAGATGATGATATGAATGATCCTATCATAGAAGGTGAAGATAGAGAAGCAGAAGCAAAGGAGAAACAGCAAAGGAAGACATCTAAGTACATGACAAAGTATGAACGGGCTAGAATTCTTGGGACACGTGCCCTTCAAATTAG CATGAATGCCCCAGTCATGGTTGAGTTGGAAGGTGAAACTGACCCACTTGAG ATTGCCATGAAGGAGCTTCGTCAACGCAAGATACCGTTCACAATACGGCGTTATTTGCCTGATGGAAG TTATGAAGATTGGGGAGTGGATGAATTGATTGTTGAAGATTCTTGGAAGAGGCAAGTAGGAGGCGACTGA